In Anaerolineae bacterium, the genomic window CACCCCCAGGTGATAAATCCCACCCGGCATAGACCAATAAATGGGCCATTGATAGTGCTGCACCAAATCTATCTCTGCTTGCCGAGAGACAGGTTGGGCCAAATCAATATCCGGGCTGTTCTTCACCTGTTCCTTGGTTAAATCTACGGGAAATACATGAGACTGCCAATCCGGCCGGCCAAGCGCCAGACGATTGACGAGGACCCGGCGTCCCGGCAGCCACTTGCCGGTATCTACCACCAGGTAGCGCACCGTCCATTGGTCGTCGTCAAAGTATAGGTCCACCACCAGGCCAACTTCACCATCTTTGGCCTGGAGGGTATAATTTTTTAATTCTTTCACGCTTCGCAACATGGTCGGATATCCTTTCTGTTTCTTCAATTATTCTTTCGTTCTTGGTACCCTTCGTTTATCGGCGTCGAAGGATCATATTCGGGGCTATTTTTGATGGTTTCCCGAGCCAGATCAACGTGAACCTGTTGCCCCGGCCACGACACCTCCTCTATCCACGATGGCGAGATCAATACTTTTTTACCCGGTAGCCAGTTTCGCGTGCCTATCACCAGGTAATCAATCTCCCATCGTTGATCGTCAATAATAAAATCTTCCACATGGCCCACTACGCCATCTCTGGCCCACAGGTGGTAGCCGGTCACTTCGGTGGCGCTGCGTAAATGCGAATCGGTCTGATCGTCTTCCGGCCGGCCTTCTTGATTTTTGGGCTGGGCGGCCATTTTGCGGGTTTGTTGGGCCGCCAGCAGCCTACCCGGAGTCCAGTAAATGGGCCAGTGATAATAGGCCCGCATTTCTGCTTCCTGGCGGCGAGAGATGGGTCTGGTGGTATCAACCGCCGGGCTTTGTTTCACTTGGGCCTGGGATAACTTTACCGGAAAAAGACGCCGCGCCCAATCGGGTTGGGTCAGGGCTTCGGGAGAGAGCAACACATCTTGCCTGGACAGCCAGGGGTCGGTATCAACCACCAAATAACGAATGATCCAGTTTTCGTC contains:
- a CDS encoding PRC-barrel domain containing protein; this translates as MLRSADKLKEYTVQAPDGPVGTVKDFYFDDENWIIRYLVVDTDPWLSRQDVLLSPEALTQPDWARRLFPVKLSQAQVKQSPAVDTTRPISRRQEAEMRAYYHWPIYWTPGRLLAAQQTRKMAAQPKNQEGRPEDDQTDSHLRSATEVTGYHLWARDGVVGHVEDFIIDDQRWEIDYLVIGTRNWLPGKKVLISPSWIEEVSWPGQQVHVDLARETIKNSPEYDPSTPINEGYQERKNN
- a CDS encoding PRC-barrel domain-containing protein, which produces MLRSVKELKNYTLQAKDGEVGLVVDLYFDDDQWTVRYLVVDTGKWLPGRRVLVNRLALGRPDWQSHVFPVDLTKEQVKNSPDIDLAQPVSRQAEIDLVQHYQWPIYWSMPGGIYHLGV